The genomic window CCGGCCGACGTCCTGCACATCATCTCGCTGGTGCGGACCGACCAGGACCCCGACCGCCGACCACCCGGCGTGTACCACTATCCGAGCCGTACGTCCGTCGACCTCGTCTACGACGGGCCCGAACCCGATCCCGCCGCCCTCCGTACCCTCACCGACCGCCTCGCCCCGTGGGGGCTCGTCATCGCGTGCGACGCGGGTGAACCCAGTTCGGAAATCCCGCCGGATTCGTGAGGCAGGTGACGGCCGGACGGCAAACTTAACAGGTAGGGAGACAACGCGACGAGTTTGTACACCGGGAGATGCGATGGACGTTCAGATGCGACCGCTCGGTTCGATCACCCCGTACCCGGGCAACCCGCGGGACAACGCCGCGGCCGTCGACGCCGTGGCCGCCTCGATCCGCGAGTTCGGGTTCCGCCAGCCGATCGTGGTCGACGCCCACGACGTCATCGTGGTCGGCCACACCCGGTACCAGGCGGCCGTCCGGCTCGGATGCCCGAGTCCCCGTTCACGTGGCCGACCTGACCCCGCGCAAGCCAAGGCGTACCGGCTGGCCGACAACCAGACGGCCACCCTCGCCACCTGGGACGAGACCCTCCTGCCGAAGGAACTGGCCGACCTCCAGGCCCTCGACTTCGACCTCGCCCTGACCGGGTTCTCGGCCGACGATCTGGCCCGCCTGCTCGCCGACCCGCCGGCGAACCCCAGGCCGACCCCGACGATGTCCCCGAACCGCCGGCCGAGCCCGTCACCCGGTCGGCGACGTGTGGGCCCTGGGCCGCCACCGCCTCGTCTGCGGGGACAGCACCGATCACGCCGTCATCGCGAACGCGCTCAACGGACCGCTGCCGATCTGTTGCTGACCGACCCGCCATACAACGTGGTTACGAGGGCAAGACGGCCGACCGGCTGACCATCGCCAACGACGCAATGGGCGAACCCGCCTATCATCAATTCCTTACTTCCGCCCTCGGGGCCGCCGTGACCCACCTTCGCCCAGGCGGGGCGTTCTACGTCTGGCATGCCGACCTGCACGGCCTGACCGTCCGGGCCGCGTGCGGGGACGCCGGGCTGACCGTCCGCCAATGCCTGGTGTGGGTCAAGCCGGGCCTCGTCCTCGGCCGCCAGGACTACCACTGGCGGCACGAACCATGCCTGTACGGCTGGGCCGACGGGGCCGCCCACACGTGGCTCGGGGACCGCTCCCAGACGACCGTCCTAGAATTCGGCAAGCCGGCCAAGAACGCCGACCACCCGACCATGAAGCCGGTCGACCTGTTCGCCTACCTGATCGCAACTCGTGCCCCACGGGTGGGACCGTCCTTGACCCGTTCGGCGGGTCCGGGACCACTCTGATCGCGGCGGAGCAGACCGGACGGTCCGCCTGTTTGATCGAACTCGACCCCGCGTACTGCGACGTGATCGTGGCCGGTTCGAGGCCGTGACGGGCACCAAGGGCGTGCGGAATCCCGTCTAATCCTGACGGTCGGCGGGCAGAGTCTGACGATCGACAGAATCCGGGAGGGGATCGGATGGGCAAGGCACTGCGGAAGAAGAATCAGGACGGGCTGTTGATCGCCCTGGCGTGCGGGGCGACGGTCGAGGGGGCGGCCCGCCAGTGCGGGGTCCACGAGCGGACCGTGTACCGGCGGCTGGAGGAACCGGACTTCAAGCGGGAGTTGCAGCGGGTGCGGGCCGACATGCTGGCCCGGGCGGCCGGGATGCTCACCGCGGCCGGGCTGGAGTCGGTGCGGACGCTCCTGGAGTTGCTCAAGCCGACCGGCCCGGCGGCCATCCGGCTCGGTGCGGCGAGGGCCATCCTGGAGATCGGGCTGCGGGTCCGCGAGGTGGTCGACCTGGAGACGCGGATCGCCGACCTCGAACAGAAGTTCGGGCTGGACGAGGGCGGGCAGTAATGATGGGCGTGCGGACACGGGTAACGCGGTTGGAGCGGGATGCGGCGGGCCGGGCGGAGGACGCGCCCGCAAAGCCGGTCGTGTTCGTGCGGCTGCCATACAACGGACGCGGGCCACCTATGCCGGGGGAATACGTCAGCCAGGATGGCCGGGTGATGACGGTCATCTACGAGTCGGTGGTGACGGACCGGAGTGAAGTCGAGGAGTCGTTCCAGCAACACGGGTGATCGGAACAGGGGGGGTAGCGAGGGATGACAACGCTCGGGCGGATCGAGCGGTTGGAGAAGGTTTACTTCGGGCGGGACTGCCCGGCGTGCGGGCGTGCGTTCCACCCACCTGAGGATCCGACCCCCGAGTGGGACCCACCGGCCGAGTACCATCGGGTCATCTGTGACACCCTCGGTCCGGCCCTCAAGCGGTCCCCGGAGCCGCCCGACCCGTGCCCGAAGTGTCGTCGCCCGGCCGACCCCGACGGGTGGAACTTCGCGATCAAGTACGCGACACCCGTCGAGTTGGGCCGATTGGAGCCGGCGTTCAAGAAGTACATGCCGGCATACGTGTACTTCGACAAGGGGAAGTGGCGGGGATAGGCGAAGTTCTTACGGTCCGGGAACCACTCCTCCTGTCCAAAACACCCCTCATTTATCAGACAGCATTTATCCCACGAAGACGCCGCCGGTGAACCCGGGGAAGGCGTCGAGCGAGAAGTCCGCGGTCGGCGACGCCGGGTTGGCTAGGATCGCCTTCCCGGTGTACGCCGTCACCGTCGCCCCGGCCCCCGCCCCGGACCCGACGATCAGGCTCGCGTTCGCGCTCCCGTCCAGGTTCTTGACGGCCACCCGCACCCCGCCCCGGTTGCTCGTGTCCCCGGCGAAGAAGTCGGCGAACGGCGTCTGGGTGTTCGCCAGCAGGGCAGCCCCATCGAACACGGTCACCCGCGGTCCGCCGCCCGGACCGCCGCCGGCGATTACGTCCGCGTGCCCGTCCCCGTTGATGTCCCCGACGGCCACGTACGCCCCGTTCGTCAGCGATGGCTCGAACGCGAAGAAGTCGGCGAACAGCTTGGCCGGGTCGGCCGCACCCGACGCGACCGACGCCCCGTCGAACCCGGCGATCCGCGGACTCCCACTGAACCCGGCCGAGACCACGATGTCGGCCACCCCGTCCCCGTTAATGTCGCCGGCCGCGGCCCGGGCTCCGCCCCGAATGTTTGGGTCCTGGATACCGAAGAATCGGTTGATCTGGGCAGGTTGACCGTTGGGTTGGCCGGACGCCAGACCCTGGATGAGCTTGGCCCCGCCGTACACGGCGACGACCGGCCCGCCGGTCTGGTCGGGGGTCACGATGAGGTCCGCGATACCGTCACCGGTGATGTCTCTCACGGCCACAAAGATCCCGCCGGTAAAGGTGGGCTCGAACGGCTGGAAGATGGTTATCACGGGCCAAGCTCCAGGGGCCGTGTCGAAATATGCTCGTAGTAGCGGATATGTCTTTCAGGCGTTGTATGTACTCCCTCAAGTTCGCCATCCCGGACGAGTTGTCCGGAATGCAACGAGCGTTCGAGCGGACGATGCCCACGTACGTAAATTGCGCCCGGTGTTAGTGACGGCGATAGCGCGGTGCCCTCTCGCTGCCCACATTTCTCTCAGCCGCTCCCTATTCGTACGGCCCACGAGCGCCACACCAGCCCCTGGTCCCGCTGTGAAGATCACGTCCCGTCTCGCCCGCCTGGAAGACGCCGCCCTCAGTCTGCCGCCGCCGCCAGCACCGCCCAGCCCGTCACCGACGGGGAATGGCTGGCCGCGTTCGAGCAATGGGGAGCCGCCGGGCACTTCGCCCACGAGCCCGACTTCCTGACCGCCGTCGCGGAGTTCCGGGCCGCAATCGTGGATGCTAGGGCTGGAGTCGACCCGTCGAGAGACCCGCCGGCCGATTTCCTGCCGGACCACCGGCACCCGCATATCCGACAGGAATACTGGTGCGGGCCAACGCCCATTGCCGCTACCCGATCTGGCCTTCCAGCCTTGTCGAGCGAAACACTTTTCGGGGAAGCAGATCTCTACTCCATGAAAATATTTGATCACCCTTCTCAAGCCCGCAATTTCAAGCTAACCTGAAATACAAGAGGCTCCGTTGCTGGGCACAGATCGTTGACGGCCATGCCTTCCCGCGTAATAATTTCTCCTATTCATCTCAGCATCCCTCGGAGCTGTCATTTGTCCGAAGTAAACGGTGAGCCTACGTCCGCAAGCCTGCTTAAGCAACTTCAGGTGCCTACCGCGCCAACTTTACAGGATGCTTGGCGTCGATTTGTCAAACTTTACACGCCACTATTGATCCTGTGGGCTCGGCGTGTCGGGGCTCGCGAGCAAGATACTCATGATCTGGTGCAGGAAGTTTTCCTCGTTCTTGCACGAGAGATGCCGGTCTTCCGACACGATCCCGGTCTGCGCTTCCGGGGATGGCTGTGGACTGTGCTAGTCAACAAGTGGCGAGACCGCATTCGCCAGAGGGCAGCTCAACCTGCTGCGGTCGTCGAGGTGGACCTGGAAACTCTGGCCATCGCGGACAACGTCGAGGAGGCAACTGAAAAAGAACACCGCGTCTATCTCATCGGCCGCGCCGTGGAGTTGATGCAAAACGAGTTACCGACAGATGAATGGCGGGCCTGTCAGGAGTATCCTGTCAAAGCAAGACCGGCTTGCGATGTCGCCCGGGAACTCGGAATGTCGGTCAATCAAGTCTACCTCATCAAATCGCGCATCCTGCGTCGCGTGCGGGCCGAGTTAGAAGAATTTCTGGATTGAAAGGCCATCCATGAGCCAGAAGGGTTGTCCGAGCATCCACGAGCTTCGCCGACTGCTGCGTGGCGAATTGCCGGAGGCGCAAGCCACACCGTTGGAGTGCCACTTCGCGGCGTGTCCGCTTTGCTGCCAAAGGGCCGAGTCGCTGGAAGCCGAGGAAGTTGCTACTCCCTTACCGGAGTATGATTGGCCGCGTGGCGAGGTTGTCGACCGTTTGATGAGTCAATTGGAGGCCATGTCGGTATCTGGTGTTCAAGAGACGTGTGCGATCGACAAGCGCGACGACACACTGTCGCCCCTGATCTCCATTCAAATGGCATTTCCCGGTGGCCCGACGGCTGCGTCGTCCGTGCCAGCAGTGCCCGGATATGAGATCCTCGAAGAACTGGGCCGTGGCGGCATGGGTGTCGTTTACAAAGCCCGGCAGATCAAGGCCAATCGCCTCGTCGCCCTCAAGATGATCAAGGCCGGTGGCGACGTTTCGGGAGATGGTCTTGCCCGCTTCCGGATCGAAGCCGAGGCCATCGCCCGACTGGTTCACCCTCACATCGTCCAGGTTTACGAGGTTGGGGAACACGACCACCGACCCTTTTTCTCACTAGAGTTGTGCAAGGGCGGTTCGCTCGACCGCAAGTTGAACGGGTCGCCGATCTCGCCGGTCGAGGCTGTGCGGATGGTGGTGAAACTCTCTCAGGCCGTCCAGGTCGCCCACGACAAGGGTGTACTGCACCGCGACCTGAAGCCGGCCAACATACTTCTTGCCGAAGACGGCACCCCCAAGGTCACCGACTTCGGCCTGGCCAAAAAGCTCGACGACGACTCGGGTCAAACACGCACCGGTGCCATCATGGGCACGCCCTCGTACATGGCACCGGAGCAGGCCGCGGGCCAGATCAAGGACGTCGGTAAGGAGGCGGACGTCTATGCCTTGGGGGCCATCCTCTACGAGTGCTTGACCGGACGGCCGCCATTCAAAGGGGCAACTCTGACCGACACTCTGCTGATGGTTCGGTTGGATGAGCCCGTGCCACCGACCAGTTTGCAACGGGCCGTTCCTCGCGATCTGGAGACGATCTGCCTGAAGTGTTTGCGAAAGGAGCCGGCGCGGCGGTATTCTTCGGCCGGG from Fimbriiglobus ruber includes these protein-coding regions:
- a CDS encoding FG-GAP repeat domain-containing protein, whose translation is MITIFQPFEPTFTGGIFVAVRDITGDGIADLIVTPDQTGGPVVAVYGGAKLIQGLASGQPNGQPAQINRFFGIQDPNIRGGARAAAGDINGDGVADIVVSAGFSGSPRIAGFDGASVASGAADPAKLFADFFAFEPSLTNGAYVAVGDINGDGHADVIAGGGPGGGPRVTVFDGAALLANTQTPFADFFAGDTSNRGGVRVAVKNLDGSANASLIVGSGAGAGATVTAYTGKAILANPASPTADFSLDAFPGFTGGVFVG
- a CDS encoding DNA methyltransferase; translated protein: MPVRLGRRGRPHVARGPLPDDRPRIRQAGQERRPPDHEAGRPVRLPDRNSCPTGGTVLDPFGGSGTTLIAAEQTGRSACLIELDPAYCDVIVAGSRP
- a CDS encoding ParB N-terminal domain-containing protein, with the protein product MDVQMRPLGSITPYPGNPRDNAAAVDAVAASIREFGFRQPIVVDAHDVIVVGHTRYQAAVRLGCPSPRSRGRPDPAQAKAYRLADNQTATLATWDETLLPKELADLQALDFDLALTGFSADDLARLLADPPANPRPTPTMSPNRRPSPSPGRRRVGPGPPPPRLRGQHRSRRHRERAQRTAADLLLTDPPYNVVTRARRPTG
- a CDS encoding RNA polymerase sigma factor; translation: MSEVNGEPTSASLLKQLQVPTAPTLQDAWRRFVKLYTPLLILWARRVGAREQDTHDLVQEVFLVLAREMPVFRHDPGLRFRGWLWTVLVNKWRDRIRQRAAQPAAVVEVDLETLAIADNVEEATEKEHRVYLIGRAVELMQNELPTDEWRACQEYPVKARPACDVARELGMSVNQVYLIKSRILRRVRAELEEFLD